The following proteins are co-located in the Doryrhamphus excisus isolate RoL2022-K1 chromosome 3, RoL_Dexc_1.0, whole genome shotgun sequence genome:
- the LOC131126382 gene encoding protein disulfide-isomerase TMX3-like, which translates to MFSNTFNLKEDTLDFRSVICVLSIKLKTFEDNVIILDYKRADYLHALNLLNMCDRRKSLVVSAVLLCAFFTSAWAFVEELGDSFVDMREDNDVWLIKFYAPWCSFCKQLDPVWHQVGSELKSVGSLVNVGKCDATANSALAKEFKVRGYPAIFMWKKNVKYTYLGPRTKDGIMDFAERVSGPLIRPLTSVQLFQHALSRHDVVFVYIGASSPLKGVYSAAAQDLITSTFFFSASRDIVPKSVSLPSLPAVVVFKDGTYFTFNEVSDGELKAWINKERFPNYMQVDSYTLYAMGESDKLVLLALLEEANVGQQSLRYKSLVQKVAEEYKEIYSRNVHFGFMEGNEYINGLIMGELHLPTIVMLNLSTDSYFLPLTSVDTERHLVDFVDQVLDGSIQSQGGNGVTQRVRRFIYETKVTLMPLLIEAPLLGCFLLGFPLGLIGFLCMLCWKIRSSRGDDDDDDDSQELVAQSRRKISNKKSD; encoded by the exons ATGTTTTCAAACACTTTTAACTTGAAGGAAGACACTTTGGACTTTCGTAGCgttatttgtgttttgtcaataaagttgaaGACCTTTGAAGACAATGTGATAATCTTGGATTACAAGCGTGCAGATTACTTGCACGCTCTTAATCTGCTCAACATGTGCGACCGGAGGAAGTCACTGGTGGTCTCAG CGGTGCTGCTGTGTGCGTTCTTCACCTCTGCGTGGGCCTTTGTTGAGGAGCTTGGTGACTC TTTCGTGGATATGCGTGAAGACAACGACGTTTGGCTCATTAAA TTTTACGCCCCCTGGTGTTCCTTCTGCAAACAGCTGGATCCCGTGTGGCATCAGGTTGGTTCCGAGTTGAAGAGCGTCGGATCTCTGGTCAACGTTGGCAAATGTGATGCGACTGCTAACAGCG CTTTAGCCAAAGAGTTCAAAGTGCGAGGTTATCCAGCCATCTTCAT GTggaagaaaaatgtcaaatatactTATTTAGGACCCAGAACCAAAGATGGAATCATGGACTTTGCTGAACGTGTTAGTGG TCCGCTGATTCGACCTTTGACCAGTGTGCAGCTCTTCCAACATGCTTTGAGCCGTCATGATGTCGTGTTTGTTTATATTGGGGCATCTTCGCCACTCaag GGTGTGTACTCGGCTGCTGCTCAAGATCTCATTACTTCTACATTCTTCTTCTCTGCCAGCAGAGACATCGTGCCCAAG AGCGTGTCGCTGCCTTCCCTTCCTGCTGTGGTCGTATTTAAAGATGGAACCTACTTCACCTTCAATG aGGTCAGTGACGGTGAGCTGAAGGCGTGGATCAACAAAGAGCGCTTCCCGAACTACATGCAAGTGGACAGCTACACGCTGTACGCCATGGGAGAGTCAG ATAAACTGGTCCTGTTGGCCCTGCTGGAGGAGGCCAATGTGGGCCAACAAAGTCTCAG GTACAAAAGTCTTGTACAGAAAGTGGCAGAGGAATACAAAGAAATCTACAGCAG AAATGTTCACTTTGGCTTCATGGAGGGGAATGAATACATCAATGGACTCATCATGGG CGAGCTGCATCTTCCCACTATCGTCATGTTGAACCTATCCACTGACAGCTACTTCCTGCCGCTGACGTCAGTAGACACAGAACGCCACCTAGTGGACTTTGTGGACCAGGTTCTGGATGGCAGCATTCAG agtcAGGGAGGAAACGGAGTCACTCAGCGAGTCAGACGCTTCATTTACGAAACCAAAGTCACACTCATG CCACTCCTCATTGAGGCTCCGCTGCTCGGCTGCTTCCTGCTCGGCTTCCCGCTCGGGCTGATTGGATTCTTGTGCATGCTCTGCTGGAAGATTCGGTCCAGTCGaggagatgatgatgacgatgatgacagCCAGGAGCTTGTGGCGCAGTCACGTAGAAAAATATCCAACAAGAAATCTGACTGA
- the cdyl gene encoding chromodomain Y-like protein codes for MATEDLYEVERIVDKRKNRKGRVEYLVRWRGYGSEGDTWEPESHLSTCMVYVHEFNRQQVQCQRDGTLLRSTRSYLCSSARRPPCGPPPDLTQLLNTGLDQSLEGRPATVLNNLSQSSASPMSAAPVGPARRSLDLAKSGIKILVPKSPMNSHFDSEESPSEAAHSLDAGARDAHTVPPEVALEQPAGVQLGPGEERARMGIRSRCHNTLPPPRLPITPAGMRSLSGTGTSGMMEAVAVSRMSGLQSAVTVAKRRLEERAFDKRLRFSVRQTESAYRYRDIVVKKQDGFTHILLSTKSSENNALNPEVMKEIQSAMATAASDDSKLVLLGAIGSIFCCGLDFLHFIKCLTEDRKKESIKMAETIRTFVNTFIQFRKPIVAAINGPAVGLGAAILPLCDVVWANEKAWFQTPYTSYGQTPDACSSFTFPRIMGPLSANELLLSGRKLTAQEACSKGLVSQVLWPGTFTQEVMLRIKELVTVDSLVLRESKALMRNTSRSALEQTNERECEALKRIWGSSQGTDAILQHLQRKSELF; via the exons ATGGCGACGGAAGACTTGTACGAG GTGGAGAGGATCGTGGATAAGAGAAAGAACAGGAAGGGGAGGGTTGAGTACCTTGTCAGGTGGCGAGGTTATGGCTCAGAGGGTGACACGTGGGAGCCCGAGAGTCACCTGTCCACGTGCATGGTGTACGTGCATGAATTTAATCGCCAGCAGGTACAGTGCCAGAGAGACGGCACCTTGCTGCGCTCCACCCGCAGCTACCTGTGTAGTTCGGCCCGCAGACCTCCCTGCGGCCCGCCGCCAGACCTCACCCAACTTCTGAACACTGGCCTAGATCAAAGCCTGGAGGGTCGGCCCGCCACAGTACTAAACAACCTGTCGCAGTCATCGGCGAGTCCGATGTCAGCAGCCCCGGTTGGTCCGGCCCGCCGCAGCCTGGACTTAGCCAAAAGTGGGATTAAGATCCTGGTCCCCAAAAGCCCCATGAACAGCCACTTTGACTCAGAGGAGTCCCCCAGTGAGGCGGCTCATAGTCTGGACGCCGGAGCACGAGATGCCCACACCGTCCCCCCAGAGGTTGCCCTTGAGCAACCGGCAGGGGTTCAACTGGGCCCGGGGGAGGAACGTGCCCGCATGGGGATCAGGTCACGCTGCCATAACACTCTGCCCCCGCCGCGCCTGCCCATCACGCCTGCCGGCATGCGCTCCCTTAGCGGGACAG GCACTTCCGGAATGATGGAGGCCGTTGCCGTCAGCAGGATGTCTGGGCTGCAGAGCGCGGTCACTGTGGCAAAGCGCCGTCTGGAGGAACGTGCTTTTGACAAGCGTTTGCGTTTCAGCGTGCGGCAGACAGAGAGCGCTTACCGCTACCGCGACATTGTGGTCAAGAAACAAGATGGCTTCACGCACATCCTGTTGTCCACCAAGAGCTCGGAGAACAATGCCCTCAATCCTGAG GTGATGAAAGAAATCCAGAGCGCAATGGCGACGGCGGCATCAGATGACAGTAAGCTGGTGTTACTGGGCGCCATTGGCAGCATCTTCTGCTGCGGCCTGGACTTCTTGCACTTTATTAAATGCCTGACAGAGGACAGGAAGAAGGAGAGCATTAAAATGGCTGAAACTATAAG GACATTCGTCAACACTTTCATCCAGTTCAGGAAGCCCATTGTGGCCGCTATCAATGGGCCGGCGGTTGGCCTCGGTGCTGCAATCTTGCCGCTTTGTGATGTAGTATGGGCCAACGAGAAGGCGTGGTTCCAGACGCCGTACACGTCTTACGGACAGACCCCTGACGCCTGCTCTTCATTCACCTTCCCCCGCATCATGGGCCCACTCTCG GCTAATGAGCTGCTCCTGAGCGGCAGGAAGTTGACAGCTCAGGAGGCTTGTTCTAAAGGATTGGTATCGCAGGTTCTCTGGCCGGGAACCTTCACGCAGGAAGTGATGCTGAGAATCAAAGAGCTGGTGACAGTCGACTCTCTT gTTCTGCGAGAGTCCAAAGCCTTGATGAGGAACACCAGCCGCAGTGCTCTGGAGCAAACCAATGAGCGTGAGTGCGAGGCCTTGAAGAGAATTTGGGGCTCATCACAGGGAACTGACGCCATCTTGCAGCACCTGCAAAGAAAGTCTGAGCTCTTCTAG
- the rpp40 gene encoding ribonuclease P protein subunit p40 isoform X2, with product MSTELERTPRSLLVCERSSLLDDKNRLGAQVEQQHFNCKVTVLLPERDSAPSHLDVALKSFQSFYLIRKLPLYELLEEHFVKTAVCQGVCGLSYKTRIEEDNCVFLMPNGHLCLSLDKDSYELLGVEGKAWRSKLTKVSRHVISMDVTPGGRGYQRLLTGLKSRLPLRMDFLLSSHSGDVDALQPLLSQYEWSVHTPEVISRTLTHLPCPAMMTSDLQSYDAFSFLEWLGAVAADVSCDNTPDNFLSSLAYPELTNTVAQSTSLSALPGRALFDILGSHDCSRLRQSVRTGRTLLHSTSLPRPNLLLTYGHFHPVNTPMKQQ from the exons ATGAGCACGGAACTGGAGCGCACACCTCGTTCACTACTGGTCTGTGAAAGGTCCAGTTTGTTAGATGACAAGAACCGGCTTGGTGCGCAGGTGGAGCAGCAGCACTTTAACTGCAAG GTGACTGTGCTGCTGCCTGAGCGTGACTCCGCCCCCTCTCACCTGGACGTGGCATTGAAGAGTTTCCAAAGTTTCTACCTGATCCGGAAGCTTCCGCTCTATGAACTTCTCGAAGAACACTTTGTGAAGACTGCTGTGTGCCAAG GAGTGTGTGGCCTGTCCTACAAAACTCGCATTGAAGAAGACAACTGTGTCTTTTTAATGCCAAATG GAcacctctgtctctctctggaTAAAGACTCATACGAGCTGTTGGGAGTTGAAGGAAAAGCTTGGAGATCAAAGCTGACAAAAGTCAGCAGACACG TCATCAGTATGGATGTGACTCCTGGTGGGCGGGGTTACCAACGTCTACTCACAGGTCTGAAGTCACGACTTCCCTTAAGGatggacttcctgttgtccaGTCATTCAG GGGACGTAGATGCACTGCAGCCACTCCTCTCGCAATATGAATGGTCTGTGCACACACCAGAGGTCATAAGTCGCACTCTGACTCACTTGCCTTGTCCCGCCatgatgacctctgacctgcagTCATATGATGCATTCAGCTTCCTGGAATGGCTCGGCGCAGTGGCTGCCGACGTGAGCTG CGACAACACACCTGATAACTTCCTGTCCTCATTGGCGTATCCAGAGCTGACCAACACGGTCGCTCAGAGCACGAGCCTTTCT GCGTTACCTGGAAGGGCCCTGTTCGATATCCTGGGTAGCCATGACTGTTCACGGCTTCGACAGTCTGTACGCACAGGGCGGACCCTTCTACACTCTACTTCTCTTCCAAGACCAAACCTACTGCTTACATATGGCCACTTCCACCCCGTCAACACACCAATGAAACAACAATGA
- the rpp40 gene encoding ribonuclease P protein subunit p40 isoform X3 codes for MSTELERTPRSLLVCERSSLLDDKNRLGAQVEQQHFNCKVTVLLPERDSAPSHLDVALKSFQSFYLIRKLPLYELLEEHFVKTAVCQGVCGLSYKTRIEEDNCVFLMPNGHLCLSLDKDSYELLGVEGKAWRSKLTKVSRHVISMDVTPGGRGYQRLLTGLKSRLPLRMDFLLSSHSGDVDALQPLLSQYECFLEWLGAVAADVSCDNTPDNFLSSLAYPELTNTVAQSTSLSVSGLLLPHNILLLIQELRRYLEGPCSISWVAMTVHGFDSLYAQGGPFYTLLLFQDQTYCLHMATSTPSTHQ; via the exons ATGAGCACGGAACTGGAGCGCACACCTCGTTCACTACTGGTCTGTGAAAGGTCCAGTTTGTTAGATGACAAGAACCGGCTTGGTGCGCAGGTGGAGCAGCAGCACTTTAACTGCAAG GTGACTGTGCTGCTGCCTGAGCGTGACTCCGCCCCCTCTCACCTGGACGTGGCATTGAAGAGTTTCCAAAGTTTCTACCTGATCCGGAAGCTTCCGCTCTATGAACTTCTCGAAGAACACTTTGTGAAGACTGCTGTGTGCCAAG GAGTGTGTGGCCTGTCCTACAAAACTCGCATTGAAGAAGACAACTGTGTCTTTTTAATGCCAAATG GAcacctctgtctctctctggaTAAAGACTCATACGAGCTGTTGGGAGTTGAAGGAAAAGCTTGGAGATCAAAGCTGACAAAAGTCAGCAGACACG TCATCAGTATGGATGTGACTCCTGGTGGGCGGGGTTACCAACGTCTACTCACAGGTCTGAAGTCACGACTTCCCTTAAGGatggacttcctgttgtccaGTCATTCAG GGGACGTAGATGCACTGCAGCCACTCCTCTCGCAATATGAATG CTTCCTGGAATGGCTCGGCGCAGTGGCTGCCGACGTGAGCTG CGACAACACACCTGATAACTTCCTGTCCTCATTGGCGTATCCAGAGCTGACCAACACGGTCGCTCAGAGCACGAGCCTTTCTGTGAGCGGGCTGCTGCTTCCCCATAACATTTTGTTACTCATCCAAGAACTCAG GCGTTACCTGGAAGGGCCCTGTTCGATATCCTGGGTAGCCATGACTGTTCACGGCTTCGACAGTCTGTACGCACAGGGCGGACCCTTCTACACTCTACTTCTCTTCCAAGACCAAACCTACTGCTTACATATGGCCACTTCCACCCCGTCAACACACCAATGA
- the rpp40 gene encoding ribonuclease P protein subunit p40 isoform X1: protein MSTELERTPRSLLVCERSSLLDDKNRLGAQVEQQHFNCKVTVLLPERDSAPSHLDVALKSFQSFYLIRKLPLYELLEEHFVKTAVCQGVCGLSYKTRIEEDNCVFLMPNGHLCLSLDKDSYELLGVEGKAWRSKLTKVSRHVISMDVTPGGRGYQRLLTGLKSRLPLRMDFLLSSHSGDVDALQPLLSQYEWSVHTPEVISRTLTHLPCPAMMTSDLQSYDAFSFLEWLGAVAADVSCDNTPDNFLSSLAYPELTNTVAQSTSLSVSGLLLPHNILLLIQELRRYLEGPCSISWVAMTVHGFDSLYAQGGPFYTLLLFQDQTYCLHMATSTPSTHQ, encoded by the exons ATGAGCACGGAACTGGAGCGCACACCTCGTTCACTACTGGTCTGTGAAAGGTCCAGTTTGTTAGATGACAAGAACCGGCTTGGTGCGCAGGTGGAGCAGCAGCACTTTAACTGCAAG GTGACTGTGCTGCTGCCTGAGCGTGACTCCGCCCCCTCTCACCTGGACGTGGCATTGAAGAGTTTCCAAAGTTTCTACCTGATCCGGAAGCTTCCGCTCTATGAACTTCTCGAAGAACACTTTGTGAAGACTGCTGTGTGCCAAG GAGTGTGTGGCCTGTCCTACAAAACTCGCATTGAAGAAGACAACTGTGTCTTTTTAATGCCAAATG GAcacctctgtctctctctggaTAAAGACTCATACGAGCTGTTGGGAGTTGAAGGAAAAGCTTGGAGATCAAAGCTGACAAAAGTCAGCAGACACG TCATCAGTATGGATGTGACTCCTGGTGGGCGGGGTTACCAACGTCTACTCACAGGTCTGAAGTCACGACTTCCCTTAAGGatggacttcctgttgtccaGTCATTCAG GGGACGTAGATGCACTGCAGCCACTCCTCTCGCAATATGAATGGTCTGTGCACACACCAGAGGTCATAAGTCGCACTCTGACTCACTTGCCTTGTCCCGCCatgatgacctctgacctgcagTCATATGATGCATTCAGCTTCCTGGAATGGCTCGGCGCAGTGGCTGCCGACGTGAGCTG CGACAACACACCTGATAACTTCCTGTCCTCATTGGCGTATCCAGAGCTGACCAACACGGTCGCTCAGAGCACGAGCCTTTCTGTGAGCGGGCTGCTGCTTCCCCATAACATTTTGTTACTCATCCAAGAACTCAG GCGTTACCTGGAAGGGCCCTGTTCGATATCCTGGGTAGCCATGACTGTTCACGGCTTCGACAGTCTGTACGCACAGGGCGGACCCTTCTACACTCTACTTCTCTTCCAAGACCAAACCTACTGCTTACATATGGCCACTTCCACCCCGTCAACACACCAATGA
- the riok1 gene encoding serine/threonine-protein kinase RIO1 isoform X1 — protein MALVVDFQDGQFDDAEDDSCQSQVSTAEHHVNQVSPQYDGDDGDDDYDYDDDDDDEWAWSSGGSDLTKRYNRTTLNQANKQNSSNHTLVSSKQTDRSLRRFEHKINLDELNFADSVINKVTTMQKQKDADTYRVKDKSDRATVEQVLDPRTRMILFKMLSRGIISEINGCISTGKEANVYHASTASGDNRAIKIYKTSILHFKDRDKYVSGEFRFRHGYCKGNPRKMVRTWAEKEMRNLIRLQTAGILSPEPLLLRSHVLLMSFIGKDNTPAPLLKNAVLSESKARELYLQVVHHMRKMFQDARLVHADLSEFNMLYHHGDAYIIDVSQSVEHDHPQALDFLRKDCSNVNEFFVKHGVAVMTVRELFDFITDLSITCHNMDQYLEKMMAIASDRTSAQRSDQDRVDEEVFKKAYIPRTLTEVSHYERDFDLVRMKEDESAISGRDDTILYQTLTGLKKDLSGVQMVPALLEDDRSSSSSSLEEEEEEDEDDEVGQLQPADEPTMDKKEKKKLVKEAQREKRKSKVPKHVKKRKEKVAKTKKGR, from the exons ATGGCGCTGGTGGTCGACTTTCAAGATGGACAGTTTGATGACGCAGAAGATGAcag CTGCCAATCACAAGTGTCGACTGCTGAGCATCACGTGAACCAAGTCAGTCCGCAGTATGATggagatgatggtgatgatgattatgattatgatgatgacgacgacgacgagtgGGCGTGGTCTTCAGGAGGAAGTGATCTGACAAAACGATACAATAGGACCACTTTAAATCAA GCTAACAAACAGAATTCATCCAATCACACACTTGTGTCGTCCAAGCAGACCGACAGATCTCTGAGGCGGTTCGAACACAAGATCAACCTgg aTGAACTGAATTTTGCAGACTCTGTGATCAATAAAGTGACGACAATGCAGAAGCAGAAGGACGCTGACAC GTATAGAGTGAAGGACAAATCCGATCGAGCCACAGTGGAACAG GTTTTAGATCCTCGGACTCGAATGATTCTCTTTAAGATGTTGAGCAGAGGAATCATCTCAGAAATCAATGGGTGCATCAGCACAGGGAAGGAG GCTAATGTTTATCATGCTAGCACGGCCAGTGGAGACAACAGAGCCATCAAAATCTACAAGACGTCTATACTGCACTTCAAGGATCGTGACAAATACGTCAGTGGAGAGTTCAG ATTCCGTCACGGTTACTGTAAAGGGAACCCCAGGAAGATGGTGAGAACCTGGGCCGAAAAGGAGATGAGAAACCTGATCAG gTTGCAGACTGCTGGGATTCTGAGTCCAGAACCGCTTCTTCTTCGGAGCCACGTCCTGCTGATGAGCTTCATCGGAAAAGACAATAC GCCTGCCCCGCTGCTGAAGAACGCTGTTCTGTCAGAGTCCAAGGCCCGGGAGCTGTACCTGCAGGTTGTCCACCACATGAGGAAAATGTTCCAGGATGCCAGACTTGTCCACGCCGACCTGAGCGAGTTCAACATGCT ATATCACCACGGAGACGCTTATATCATCGACGTGTCGCAGTCGGTGGAACACGACCATCCGCAGGCGCTTGACTTCCTCAGGAAGGACTGCAGTAATGTCAACG AGTTTTTTGTGAAGCACGGCGTTGCGGTGATGACAGTCCGGGAGCTTTTTGACTTCATCACCGACCTGTCAATCACCTGTCACAACATGGATCAGTACCTGGAGAAG ATGATGGCCATCGCGTCTGATCGGACATCGGCTCAGCGGTCGGATCAGGACCGGGTTGACGAGGAG GTCTTCAAGAAGGCGTACATCCCGCGTACGTTGACTGAGGTCAGTCACTACGAGCGAGACTTCGATTTGGTCAGGATGAAGGAGGACGAGTCGGCCATTAGCGGACGTGACGATACT ATTCTGTATCAGACGCTAACAGGACTGAAGAAGGACCTGTCTGGAGTTCAAATG GTTCCGGCGTTGCTGGAGGACGACAGGTCTTCGTCCTCGTCCtcgctggaggaggaagaggaggaggatgaagacgatGAGGTGGGCCAGCTGCAACCTGCCGACGAGCCCACAATGGACAAAAAG gagaagaagaagcttGTCAAAGAAGCTCAGAGGGAAAAGAGGAAGTCCAAAGTACCAAAACACGTGAAAAAGAGGAAAGAGAAAGTGGCCAAGACGAAGAAAGGCAGATGA
- the riok1 gene encoding serine/threonine-protein kinase RIO1 isoform X2, whose protein sequence is MALVVDFQDGQFDDAEDDSCQSQVSTAEHHVNQVSPQYDGDDGDDDYDYDDDDDDEWAWSSGGSDLTKRYNRTTLNQANKQNSSNHTLVSSKQTDRSLRRFEHKINLDELNFADSVINKVTTMQKQKDADTYRVKDKSDRATVEQVLDPRTRMILFKMLSRGIISEINGCISTGKEANVYHASTASGDNRAIKIYKTSILHFKDRDKYVSGEFRFRHGYCKGNPRKMVRTWAEKEMRNLIRLQTAGILSPEPLLLRSHVLLMSFIGKDNTPAPLLKNAVLSESKARELYLQVVHHMRKMFQDARLVHADLSEFNMLYHHGDAYIIDVSQSVEHDHPQALDFLRKDCSNVNEFFVKHGVAVMTVRELFDFITDLSITCHNMDQYLEKMMAIASDRTSAQRSDQDRVDEEVFKKAYIPRTLTEVSHYERDFDLVRMKEDESAISGRDDTILYQTLTGLKKDLSGVQMVPALLEDDRSSSSSSLEEEEEEDEDDEEKKKLVKEAQREKRKSKVPKHVKKRKEKVAKTKKGR, encoded by the exons ATGGCGCTGGTGGTCGACTTTCAAGATGGACAGTTTGATGACGCAGAAGATGAcag CTGCCAATCACAAGTGTCGACTGCTGAGCATCACGTGAACCAAGTCAGTCCGCAGTATGATggagatgatggtgatgatgattatgattatgatgatgacgacgacgacgagtgGGCGTGGTCTTCAGGAGGAAGTGATCTGACAAAACGATACAATAGGACCACTTTAAATCAA GCTAACAAACAGAATTCATCCAATCACACACTTGTGTCGTCCAAGCAGACCGACAGATCTCTGAGGCGGTTCGAACACAAGATCAACCTgg aTGAACTGAATTTTGCAGACTCTGTGATCAATAAAGTGACGACAATGCAGAAGCAGAAGGACGCTGACAC GTATAGAGTGAAGGACAAATCCGATCGAGCCACAGTGGAACAG GTTTTAGATCCTCGGACTCGAATGATTCTCTTTAAGATGTTGAGCAGAGGAATCATCTCAGAAATCAATGGGTGCATCAGCACAGGGAAGGAG GCTAATGTTTATCATGCTAGCACGGCCAGTGGAGACAACAGAGCCATCAAAATCTACAAGACGTCTATACTGCACTTCAAGGATCGTGACAAATACGTCAGTGGAGAGTTCAG ATTCCGTCACGGTTACTGTAAAGGGAACCCCAGGAAGATGGTGAGAACCTGGGCCGAAAAGGAGATGAGAAACCTGATCAG gTTGCAGACTGCTGGGATTCTGAGTCCAGAACCGCTTCTTCTTCGGAGCCACGTCCTGCTGATGAGCTTCATCGGAAAAGACAATAC GCCTGCCCCGCTGCTGAAGAACGCTGTTCTGTCAGAGTCCAAGGCCCGGGAGCTGTACCTGCAGGTTGTCCACCACATGAGGAAAATGTTCCAGGATGCCAGACTTGTCCACGCCGACCTGAGCGAGTTCAACATGCT ATATCACCACGGAGACGCTTATATCATCGACGTGTCGCAGTCGGTGGAACACGACCATCCGCAGGCGCTTGACTTCCTCAGGAAGGACTGCAGTAATGTCAACG AGTTTTTTGTGAAGCACGGCGTTGCGGTGATGACAGTCCGGGAGCTTTTTGACTTCATCACCGACCTGTCAATCACCTGTCACAACATGGATCAGTACCTGGAGAAG ATGATGGCCATCGCGTCTGATCGGACATCGGCTCAGCGGTCGGATCAGGACCGGGTTGACGAGGAG GTCTTCAAGAAGGCGTACATCCCGCGTACGTTGACTGAGGTCAGTCACTACGAGCGAGACTTCGATTTGGTCAGGATGAAGGAGGACGAGTCGGCCATTAGCGGACGTGACGATACT ATTCTGTATCAGACGCTAACAGGACTGAAGAAGGACCTGTCTGGAGTTCAAATG GTTCCGGCGTTGCTGGAGGACGACAGGTCTTCGTCCTCGTCCtcgctggaggaggaagaggaggaggatgaagacgatGAG gagaagaagaagcttGTCAAAGAAGCTCAGAGGGAAAAGAGGAAGTCCAAAGTACCAAAACACGTGAAAAAGAGGAAAGAGAAAGTGGCCAAGACGAAGAAAGGCAGATGA
- the LOC131125381 gene encoding inositol monophosphatase 1-like, with the protein MADWSPCLTFGLSVAKQASQLVLAAFEQQKEVKCKSSAADLVTQCDMKVENFLKSAIANKYPNHRFIGEESVGTGEDVELTDHPTWLIDPIDGTVNFVHRFPFVAVSIAFCVNKQTEFGIVYSCVDDKVYHAQRGRGAFLNGQQLHVSGQQDVTKCVVVTEIGAERDDLALSTMTSNIFRLLKLPVHGLRALGTAAVDMCQVATGGADVYYHIGMHCWDIAASAIIVQEAGGVVMDTNGSEFDMMSRRVIAASSSAVANHIARVIRVFPCRRDDAKPSE; encoded by the exons ATGGCTGACTGGAGCCCCTGTTTGACCTTTGGCCTTTCCGTGGCCAAACAGGCCAGTCAG CTTGTGTTGGCGGCGTTTGAGCAGCAAAAAGAGGTCAAGTGTAAAAGTTCTGCAGCTGATTTGGTGACACAGTGTGACATGAAGGTGGAGAACTTCCTCAAGTCAGCCATCGCTAACAAATATCCTAACCACAG GTTCATCGGGGAGGAGTCTGTGGGTACGGGGGAGGATGTGGAGCTGACAGACCATCCCACCTGGCTTATTGATCCCATTGATGGAACTGTCAATTTTGTCCACAG GTTCCCGTTTGTGGCCGTCTCCATCGCCTTCTGTGTCAACAAGCAG ACAGAGTTCGGTATCGTGTATAGCTGCGTGGACGACAAAGTGTATCACGCTCAGCGAGGAAGAGGAGCCTTTCTGAACGGGCAACAGCTGCACGTCTCTGGACAGCAAG ATGTGACCAAATGTGTGGTGGTGACGGAGATTGGGGCGGAGCGTGACGACCTGGCTCTGTCCACGATGACCTCCAACATCTTCAGACTGCTAAAGCTCCCTGTGCATGG ATTGCGAGCGTTGGGCACGGCGGCAGTCGATATGTGTCAAGTGGCGACAGGTGGAGCTGACGTCTACTATCACATTGGGATGCACTGCTGGGATATTGCTGCCTCTGCCATCATTGTCCAGGAAGCTGGGGGTGTTGTCATGGATACCAATG GTTCAGAATTTGACATGATGTCAAGACGAGTCATCGCAGCGAGCTCGTCTGCTGTGGCCAATCACATTGCTCGGGTGATTCGCGTATTTCCCTGTCGCCGTGATGATGCCAAGCCAAGTGAATGA